Below is a window of Epinephelus fuscoguttatus linkage group LG12, E.fuscoguttatus.final_Chr_v1 DNA.
TGGCTCAAACACAGTTTTTAACTAAACAAGAGCGGAGTCCCATGGCTGTAGGAATGCCTCATGAAACTGGAGCTTCCAGCAGAAGCAGCCATTAACCTACAGAAATTGTAAACCTAGTAATTCAGCAAGTCTCAGGTATCTGCTTTTTTGCCCACTTTTGAATGTTTACACaagtaataatataatgatTATTAGTCTTATGGATGTGTTACTGGatgggcctactgggcacaggccaaGGGGCCCAAAGAGTCAGGGCCCTCCCTCGCctttacctgcaaaatgtcactcaaagagACATGTagcaaccaggaagagactctaAATGATCACtaagaaacataaaacaacttCAAAGGGATACAAAAAGAACACAATGAGATGTAAAACAGAttaaaagagacacacagactcaaagtgactataaaaatgggcaaaacaacctCATGAGACCCAAAGCAAGGACAAAGGGACTCAAATTGACAactaaaacatacaaaaataacacaatgacacatCATAGGACTACGAAGAGATGCAAATtgaacacaatgagacacagaacCACAGAGAGATGAGTAACGACTACAGAGACGCAAAACAGTAACAACTAtgaagtctgtgtgtcttgcttctatgtaggagaggtggtggggccttctgTGTATATCtacccaggggcccattgtctcataatccaccaaTGATTAAGTTTACACCAAAAATATACACCATCTTAACAACACCGTGGTTTCTGAACCCAGGTCATAATCctaacatgcagaaacacatGAATGGAATACTCCCAAAACTGATGTACGTTCGCATGTGTCACTTGCTGACTTACCTAACGTCATGGAGCTGAAGGGTATGCTGGGAGACTTGCCAGCTAGTGAGGCAGTTAATGATTGTCCTCTTTCTGGGACATCGATTTCAGTTGGTTTCTGCCGAGCCGCTGTATCAGGTCGGTGCGCTCTCTGTGACGGAACATGAAGAGGAAATTGTTGTTTAGTTGCCATTGTTGTCTGTATCCGTAGCCATAGAGGACTCCGGGATGGGCGGGATGAAGCTTCCCATCGGGATGACCCGACGGGGCCTCAGCTACGACGATAACCTGGAGGCCCCGATGTCCACGCCCCCCCACGACATCAGCATCAACAACCTATGGAGACGACCCATCATACCGGAGAGGAAGTTCTCACATCTGGCTGAGGTGAGGCAGGGcttccacaacacacacacacacacacacacacacacacacacacacagagctgctttACTATTATCGTATTCTTATTCTCACCTGTTTGTCATCAAGAGGAAGGGTGGAATGCAGTGTGTAGATGattgttggtgtgttttttttttccactaggAGGATGAGAGTGGGACAGTGAGAAAGCCTGCAATGCCAGACAGCACCTCCTCCAGGTCATCAAGTGTAGTGAAAACCAAGGCCTCCTCTGTCATCATGAATTCCCTCATCACCAGTATGCTACATCTTTAATATTCTCTATTTAAGCAGAACTTGTAGTTATTtattgtcatgtaaacaaaacaaggaaaatcTTCGATGCCCACGACCTTTTAACACAAACCTTTTATAGTCACTTTCTAAAGCTACAGGATCAggatgttgatattttgtaaATATCAACATCCTGATCCTGTAGCAAAATGGATCGttacttgaaacaaatttaaaaaaccgattttctctctctttggcTTTTCAGAGCAGACTCAGGAAAGCATGTACAAGTTTGAGCAGAGGGCAGGGCTCACTGACACCAGCTACACTCCCCACAAAGGCCTCACCGCCGAGGAGACGAGACACCACCACCGCCTGCCCGAATCACTCCACGTAAGACCCAAGTTTAACACACAGACCGCACCACATGTGTACAACCAAGATGCAGGTAATAATTTATCAGCAGGTGTTCCAGCCGCAACAGAAGGGTCTGTGTTTTACAGGTAGATAGTTAAACTGTGGTTCACCGAGAGCTCCAGGAGGTGGCAGTTTTGTAGGGCTCTAAAggctttatatatttttctcatATGCAGTAAAACTCCTCAAGAGCGAAAGAAAGAGTTCTGGTCCATGAAATGAAATCTACCTACCTGCCGAGACATCTAAGATTTAACTTCCgactgttttgttgttgctgtttagAAACTGCAGATCCAGAGCATGGAGGCCAGAGAAGAGCGGCAGAGCTCCTCCGCCCAGTCCACTCCATCAAACACACCACACAGCTCCCCGAAACAACAACGcaggtacacacacatcctgtggtctaaatcagtggttccctaCTGGtgcagccatggggtccagatttctcttttgTCATtcgttcaaggtccacacagtttaatatattcagcatcatacagcacttcaaaataaaaactccaTGCCGGAAATTTACtgtgcttaaaaataaagtgtgttttttacaaacttgacatgtttgtgagtcacttgcaattcattcagaatgaacccGTGATCCaccaattgggaaccactggtctaattCCTGTTTAAGCGTCTGTTCATGACCAGAAAACAGTATTAATGCCAAAAGTTTacactctgtttgtttgttttttaggggCTGGTTTGGAAGTACAAGTTCAGAGATCAGCATCAGCTCCTCCAACAGCAGCGTGGATCTGGGAGGAGTAGACACAGCAGTGGGAGGAGTAGGAGGCACGGTTGAGAGGTGGAGTACGTTTGGGCCACGGCCGCTCGTCCACAAGTCGACTTCTGACCTGGGATCAGACTCCACAACCACAGGTAAACAGCATGGCCTCATTGCGGGgtgctacagaaaataaaagctcaaaGCTGCAATCGCTCTCTTCTGTTTGTTCTGGCATGTGACGGCACATTTTGTAATAACATCGCATTATGTAACAGCTGGACAGAATGTAAGAAATTAGGTTAATGCGTGAAGAAATGACCTTCAGACTGATGGTAAACACTAACCAAATTCTAATGTGAAGTTTTTCCGCATTCTGATGAAAATCAGAGCAGACAAGTTCAAATTTAGAGCGCTGACAGCGGCTGGGAAACGGCATGTGTGACGATTCATTCGGTTCGGAAACTATAGGaatctttttttccacaatgacTTTAGGtaggtaatttgtttgtaacttCAGAGGTTTCTCACTTTTGTTTCACTTGTGATTTGCTCATCCGTCAACTAAAGTTGACGTTTCTAGACTTTTCAACACACCAAATAACTTGATAGCTTGATATCATTCATAAGAACAGCAAGAAGCGACACTAACCTGTGCTGATTTAATCATCCATCATAAATGGTTTTATATTGACCTTAAAAATAGGGGCTGCTGCAGTAAAGTAGCAGATTAACTTCCATTGCCGTGTTCAAATCCAGTTCAACAGAATATGTTCGTCATTGGCAGGAATGTCTTATGGTAACCTAAAAATAGATTTTCAGGTTTTAGGgattcacttttgtttttttcttctaatcTATGAGACATTGCTGCCATCAGTTTAAAATTAggtttttaagattttattttcaaatttaaagGCATTTATTGGCACATACAATATTGTGAGGTTGCTGTATGAATATTGAACTGTTTAGAAATGTCACAGTCTAACTGAAAAAATATTACGTAAGCAAGTAAAAGGTTATACAGCACTTTTTGAAACCAGGGTTACAGAGTGCCTCACAGtgtcaaacagaaaaaaagcctttgaataaatatttcagtcaaacaaacacaaaagcctCCGAGAATGAATAGAAATAAATTATaacatttcaatttaattttaatttatttattgactgtACAGcctttttattctatttattcttttttaatctGCCATGATggttttttactgtttttttttctttcttcttttttttgatactaatatgttttttgtatatttgtacCTGTCTCTTAGTCTGAAGCACTGTTGTCACTGTTATGTCACTGTCTTATATCTTTGTCCTAAGTGTTGTCTGTCTGAAAGCAGCCGACTCACCTAACCTAACTGCAAACCAAATCTACCCCTGGGTACTAATAAAGTTACCTTACCTTACTTACCTTACCTttatcattaattaaaaaaatattaaaacatttctgaaCCTTTCTTTACATTAATAACATTCAGTTGTTTCAGTTTTACTTCTGCACAAGGAGATGAAATGACATTCAGCCTCTTAGACTAATGACActtaaatacacaaaatatgtCCTACTAATATCATATGTTATACAGTATTTCTCAGTTATTGTATTACCTACTTATCTTTTTTGGACATAGTTCATTTCAGAATTTTAACAATACAACTCTACAATTCACTTTACAAACATATTTTGACTGTTAGGTTCCCCTTCCCCTCACGTATAATAACATTCAGAGCAATCAAGCAAAACTTAattttaaagcacattttattCCAGCAACAGATCATTCGGGTGAATCAAATCAATTAAAACTAAGAATAAAAcctaatgaaataataattaagATGAAGAATAAACCAATAAAAGATACCAAGACATGACTCAGAACTGATTGCAAATTtgttcaaattaaataaaataataatactaaaagTAGACCATTAAAATAAgataatacatattttttaagtttgtaGTTTCTTTGTTATGGACATCACAGCAGCATTAGAAATGTGCATTTATGCACAAGAACCAGATGCCCTGTGTTTAGTGTTTGTAGTAAAGGGTAAACACCTGTCCACatgaggccttttttttttcttttttcttttttttttttttaagaaaataagatattgaaaagaagagaaaatgcATCTAGCACATCCACAGATATGagtgaaaataactaaaaacagaataaaatcagataaatagaacaataaaagaTGATAGTAAGATAAACcagtaaaagaaaaagcacaCCTGAgttaaaaccaataaaagaaatttaaaaaaaaaaacaataaaataaggTAAAACAATCGTTAAAATAGTCAAACCAGACTGTCAAACCTGGAATGTGTGGCTAAAAAGGAATGTCTTCAACTTAACCTTAACATGTTTATGTTGTATACCCTTAACAGAGGTTATATAGTATAAACTatgcaatgaaaatgaataaacataaatatacaaatgatgtaaaataatcacagtgaaagaaaaatgaatttaaaaaatacattattataataataaataaattactgctAAGTTGTTAAGGGTCCAGAGCAGTGGCAGCAGTTCAGGGCTCTTTCCAATACTTAATTTGCAGTGCTCCTAGTTATTACCTAGTTATACCTCAAAGTGGTGtttcaaattacactttttaTAATCACAAGAAATTGGACAAAACACATACGCAAACAAACACTCACCCATTCATTCACCCCTTCCTCTATTGTGATAAACACTGTGATGTAATAACCTCAGGTGTCCTGAGCCCTCACTGGGTCACTGTGCAAACTTCAGGTTGAACTTTCAGGACATTCGacctttgtctctgtgttgaACAATCCAATAATCGGTGAGGAGCACAAGCTTCCACCAACAGTCCTCTGTTCACCCACTGAacctgaacacaccacctgtGTCACTCATTTAATACATTCCCTGTAAGCAGATTCTTTAGAGGTTGGAGTTAAGTTTGTTTAATGTGAGGCCAATCTGACATCACCGCTGTAAGCGGCTGTAAACAAATCATCCATGGTGGACGCACTCTGAAATAAACAACTTACGAGCTGGTTTTGTTAtttacggaagcgtattgcattcacctgttttattgagtaattttttctgtttttcggagtaattttttttttttttttctgtttttcgtggtatttttttgttgtttttcagggtaaatttttctgtttttctgagtatttttttctgagttaagagagcaatagaacaacagagcaaacatgacccgcttgtttagtttaatccagttttactttgttttgggtttgagacactgggagatactcttgtctttaagtTATATAGATGGTGTTATTATTAGTTTGTCAACTTTACGCAGGCACCTTACcatctatatgacttaaagacattcagaaaaacagaaaaaattaccccgaaaaacaaaacaaaacaaacaaacaaaaaaacccacgaaaaacagaaacaaaattaccacgaaaaacagaagaaaaaaaaattaccacgaaaaacaaaaaaaaatactcaataaaacagattttttttaatttgtcaagtgaatgcaatacgcttctgTAGTTATTTACATCCTTTGAGCCTTGTGCAGTTTCTTTGCTAAAATATTAGACATTATTATCTTTTCTGTTTCCCCAGCAGGCTTTGCTCTGCAGGCGTACCGCGGCGCCCAGAAGCCAACTCCCATGGAGGTAATGAAGTCACAGGCCACGCGGCTAGCTGACAACCCCGCCATTCAGAAGGTGGCTCCTCCCAAAATGGAGATTCCCACAGTGGAGGGTCGACGACAGGGAGCACGCCCACACAAGCTCAAACCCAGAGACATGAACATCCTGACGCCATCTGGCTTCTAAGAGGACGCATGAAGTGTGGAAGCTGCTCGCTCACATTCCCAAAGGTCCCATGAAATAAAAACTTTTCCGTTGCTGACCCCTCCGAAAAATGGATCCTGCAAGTCTGCCTTTGCAGATACATCCATTTTATCACTCTTTCCATTTCCCAGGTTTGACAAACTTCCTCCTCAGTCAGCTGCGGAGGACAGCGCTATTATCAGTGTCCATTTTTCATGTAAAACCTCAAAGCCATTTCATGGGACCTTtaaacagcagctccaacatTCAGTCCACCATCTTTGCCACTGAAACAATTtcagataaaaagaaaagtagACAACTTCCCATCTGCATTGCTTTGAGTCGTTAACTGTGTTGCTTGGCTGTAGAATCATACTCTCTCTTACCCTTCACCCTTTTAACTGTTACACCTGGCTGCAGCATGCTGGCATCAACATGGACTTCTGATGCCAGATTACCTGAAGGGCCACTGACTGATCTTAAGGACTTTGTCCAG
It encodes the following:
- the LOC125898613 gene encoding putative monooxygenase p33MONOX isoform X2, which encodes MSGPGDLPAIEDSGMGGMKLPIGMTRRGLSYDDNLEAPMSTPPHDISINNLWRRPIIPERKFSHLAEEDESGTVRKPAMPDSTSSRSSSVVKTKASSVIMNSLITKQTQESMYKFEQRAGLTDTSYTPHKGLTAEETRHHHRLPESLHKLQIQSMEAREERQSSSAQSTPSNTPHSSPKQQRRGWFGSTSSEISISSSNSSVDLGGVDTAVGGVGGTVERWSTFGPRPLVHKSTSDLGSDSTTTGFALQAYRGAQKPTPMEVMKSQATRLADNPAIQKVAPPKMEIPTVEGRRQGARPHKLKPRDMNILTPSGF
- the LOC125898613 gene encoding putative monooxygenase p33MONOX isoform X1, whose translation is MSGPGDLPAIEDSGMGGMKLPIGMTRRGLSYDDNLEAPMSTPPHDISINNLWRRPIIPERKFSHLAEEDESGTVRKPAMPDSTSSRSSSVVKTKASSVIMNSLITKQTQESMYKFEQRAGLTDTSYTPHKGLTAEETRHHHRLPESLHKLQIQSMEAREERQSSSAQSTPSNTPHSSPKQQRRGWFGSTSSEISISSSNSSVDLGGVDTAVGGVGGTVERWSTFGPRPLVHKSTSDLGSDSTTTAGFALQAYRGAQKPTPMEVMKSQATRLADNPAIQKVAPPKMEIPTVEGRRQGARPHKLKPRDMNILTPSGF